One window from the genome of Rufibacter tibetensis encodes:
- the tatC gene encoding twin-arginine translocase subunit TatC: protein MAQRSGEVAAHGGEEHEMTFLDHLEILRWHLIRSAAAIVVFTGIAMANKEIVFHDIILGPSRTDFFTYRKLCEVGAAINSAGLCINKLDFTLQSRELSSQFTMHLTSSFVIGLLLGFPYLFWEIWSFIKPGLYPNERENSRGAVFFVSFLFLLGSLFGYFIVSPLSINFLASYQVDPSIANEFDLSSYISTLVTLVLSCGIMFELPMIVYFLSRAGILSPELMRIYRKHAIVVIAFIAAVLSPPDVLSMTLMGIPLLLLYEVSINISWWVRKRDLAKLNEQATS, encoded by the coding sequence ATGGCACAACGTTCCGGAGAGGTGGCAGCGCACGGCGGAGAAGAGCATGAAATGACCTTTTTGGACCACCTGGAGATTCTCAGGTGGCACTTGATTCGTTCGGCGGCAGCTATTGTGGTATTCACGGGTATTGCCATGGCCAACAAGGAGATCGTCTTTCATGACATTATCCTAGGGCCCTCTCGCACCGATTTTTTTACCTACCGGAAACTCTGCGAGGTAGGAGCCGCCATCAACTCGGCGGGTCTATGCATCAACAAGTTGGACTTCACGCTGCAAAGCCGTGAGCTTTCCTCTCAGTTTACCATGCACCTGACCAGTTCATTTGTGATTGGGTTGTTGCTGGGCTTCCCGTATCTGTTCTGGGAGATCTGGAGCTTTATAAAACCAGGCCTTTACCCAAATGAGCGGGAAAACTCGCGCGGGGCAGTGTTCTTTGTGTCGTTCCTGTTCCTGCTGGGTTCGTTGTTTGGGTATTTTATTGTCTCGCCGCTCTCTATTAACTTTTTGGCGTCTTACCAGGTAGACCCAAGTATCGCCAATGAGTTTGACCTTTCGTCTTACATTTCCACTCTGGTCACGCTCGTGTTGTCCTGTGGGATTATGTTTGAGTTGCCCATGATTGTGTACTTCTTGTCACGGGCGGGCATTCTGTCTCCGGAGCTCATGCGCATTTACCGGAAGCACGCGATTGTAGTGATTGCCTTTATTGCGGCGGTGCTTTCTCCGCCAGATGTGTTAAGTATGACCCTGATGGGCATTCCGCTTCTGCTGCTTTATGAGGT